Below is a genomic region from Rosa chinensis cultivar Old Blush chromosome 5, RchiOBHm-V2, whole genome shotgun sequence.
TTCTCAGTAGCTGCAGTACTGTTGAAGTCATACTCAATGACTATCAATTAAGCAGTTAGGTGGGTGTCTGGTACATTCTATCCTTCCTTCTTCATGCTTGAATTATCTGTAGGCACACCAATGCTGATCTTTTTGTACAGATCATCTCATATCATTTTCCAGCGAGATGactaaaatgaaagaaaatatcgACATATTTGGATATGCATGTGTGTATATGAAAACTGATCGATATACAAACGAAACGCAAAGAACAGGGCACAAATTTAATGCACACAAACCACTTCCACCCTTCTCCATAAATTGGTGGATTTTTGTTTGTATGCAGTTATAAGACAAAGACTTTAGCAAATGAAAGAGCTCAAATAGGATATAAGATTACAACTAAACAAGAAGAACAATCATAATATACACTTTATTGACTATTTTATAGTCCACAAACTTCAGCTTTTGCAAAAGCATGAACAATTTATATTTATGCAAACCCAGACAAAACATACTTAAATAAGCATCAAATAAAATAAAGCCTCCATAAAATGATAGCCTAtgtttaattatgttttttttttccaacttaATATCATGATAAATATATCAAAAGAAGCAAAAGCCGCACAGGTAGAGCTCATCATGGCACGAACTGGTCATCTTCGTTCTCTTGGAACTCCTCGTTCTGGTACACGTCGCTGGACTCAAAGGTGTTCCGGTTCCCATTGTTGCTGCCATAGTAACCCCggttgttgttattgttgttgttgtaccAGTTTCTTGAATCGACCACCTGGGAATTCTTGTACTGGTTCTGATTGTAGTTGTTCTCGCTGTTAATGTCGTAGTGGTACTTACCATTCTCCAAGAACCTTGTGTCGCTCATGCCTTGCCTCTCAACGTTGTAGTAGTTGTTGCTGTTTTGGGTGgttggggtggtggtggtgggagtGGTGTAGCCTCTCTGCTGCGTAAACCTTGTGTCGCTCATGCCTTGCCTCTCAACATTGTAGTAGTTGTTGCTGTTGCTGTTTTGGGTGGTTGGGGTGGTGTAGCCTTTCTGCTGCGTCAACCTTGTGTCACTCATCCCGTTTTGGTTGGTCTCGTAGTTGTTGTTGTAGTAGTTGCTGTTCTTGTTGGGATTGTAGTGTGTGTATGGAATGTTGTTGTTGTCGTCGTTGGAGGTAGTTCTTGTGGTGGTGGTGTATGGTTCACCGttggtggcggtggtggtgtAATGTTCACTGTTTGTAGGGGTGGTGGAGTATGGTACAGCGTTGGTTGTGGCTGTGGTCTTGGTAGAGGGAGGCAGCTCGGTGGACTCGTGGCCGTAGAGACCATAGCCGTTTTGGGTTTGCGGGATGAAGTTTGGCTGTTGCTCTTGCTTGGTCACAACAGTGCTCTCCTTGTTGGGGAGCTCTTCAGTGTTGTGGTTGTCCACATTGGTTACTTTGCTGAAGAAGACACTTCGAGCTTGAACCTGTTGAGAGAAGAGGAGAGATAGcacgaagaagaaagagagcaaTTTCGCATTAGAAGCCATAGAGATGATGGCAACTGAAGAAAGCGGATGCTCTTGCTTTGGACTCTGGAGTAGTGTATAATAAGTGTGGAGAGGGTTAGTGGTGAACATCTTTATATAGGGAGGACATTTTCTTTGTCCACCAATTTTTTCCACTCATTAGGTGGAAATGGGCTGTGAGGAGGTTGATGATTGTGGTCCCCAAGGGATAAGCACTTCAAGAATTAgcactttgttttgtttttgttgttaagCAACCATTGTGCTCTTATGTAGATGGAGAGCATACAAACGCGTATAAAGATAATTAGAGGACGGGATATCGTGAACATAGCTCGACAATTAATTATGTTTCAAAACTTTGGGTTATAACGTAATGAACCAACCATATAAAACAATACATACGTGATAATCGTCAAATTTTTTAGTATTTCAAAGCTAGCTGAAGTTACTTAGTACATGCTTTATATAGCGTAATAAGCATTTATGTAGCTTAATCATCATATCCCTTGATTATTCTTTTGATctaagcaaaacccaaaactgacAAGAAGATAAATTAGAATAGGACTAGAACCCAGCTAGCATTTAATGAGGATTGTGAACCGGGTGTTCATGATGTTCCCTAAAGCTGAGGGAAAAAGAAAGGCCCTGTAATCAATCACAAGGATAATTTGGAAATTACAGAAGAGTGGGATATAGGCAGCTGGAGGAGATAGAGGAAGAGGACCATGACCTTGGCATGATTGAAATGGCCGTGTAATTATGCGTGGATTGTGGAAGGTGAGTGTGGGACACTAAGCAATATCATATAGGGCAGGCATGTGCTTCACTTTGCTTGGTCGAATCTGAGAAACTTCTAAGCCTTGCTTCAAAAGGAGAATGAAGACTTGAAGAGTGTGATTGATCTGTCTATGTCCATATGATCATTACTGTTCCCTGCGATTTAACTATGAACTAGTTAGTAGCTTCTTCTAGTGTTAGTTGGGAACATTTAGGTCGCATAACTGAGAATTGAAGTGGTAATAATATTGGCAAGTAGATTGTGGAGTACTAGTGATAGATACTTCACAACAATCTCTTATCTTAGTTATAACTAGACCAAGACCAATTCAATACCCATTAATGATGCGTATATGCAACGAATGTAATTGGAACCGATGAAAGTTGATGTAATTTAAGCAAGGAAAAGAAAACGTTAATTACGTCCGTATCTTGTTACAATTAGGTATAAATTTTtgtaatgtattcattttttatttgattataTTCATACGATTATGTGatgaaaataattatatttaataaagaattaataaaaaaatcactTAGATACTaaactaataataatagtaCTAAGTTACCATTTCAGACATGTTATGCAGTTTATTTTGATTTGTAGAATATGTATTTATAAATCATTCATTTTATTCAGCAGAACGTGTTTTTTTAAGTTCGTTCGTACTGTTCATAATTGTTTATTTCACTTTTAAATAATTCAATCCAGTATTTCATTATCCCACTCAAAGAACAGAGGATACTCGACTTAATTTCCTGGCCAAAAAAGAGGGCTGGGAGGTAGTGGGTACTAATAAGCTCTGTGAAAGTTAAAAGGAAGAAGCTTCGACGCCCAT
It encodes:
- the LOC112166740 gene encoding protein E6, which gives rise to MASNAKLLSFFFVLSLLFSQQVQARSVFFSKVTNVDNHNTEELPNKESTVVTKQEQQPNFIPQTQNGYGLYGHESTELPPSTKTTATTNAVPYSTTPTNSEHYTTTATNGEPYTTTTRTTSNDDNNNIPYTHYNPNKNSNYYNNNYETNQNGMSDTRLTQQKGYTTPTTQNSNSNNYYNVERQGMSDTRFTQQRGYTTPTTTTPTTQNSNNYYNVERQGMSDTRFLENGKYHYDINSENNYNQNQYKNSQVVDSRNWYNNNNNNNRGYYGSNNGNRNTFESSDVYQNEEFQENEDDQFVP